GCCAGGGTCGCGATGCGCGAGACCTTGCCCGGGATCTCCTGGCCGTCCAGCGCGTCGACGCGAATGATGACTTCCTGGTCGACGGCCACCTGCCGCACGTCGACTTCGTTGACCCGCGTGCGCACCTGCATCTGGGCCAGGTCGGGCAGCTCGATGAGGTCCATGCCCGGCCACACCTGGTCGCCGACCTTGACCTTGCCCTGCCGGTAGGTCTTGTAGACCACCAGGCCGGCTTCGGGTGCCGTGATGGTCATGGCCGCGAGGGCTTCCTCGGCCTGGCTGACCTGCAACTGCGCCTGCCGCACGGAGAACTCGGACTTCTCGTGCTCAGCCCTGGCGATCACGTGCTGCGCGGCCAGACGGTCCCGCGCCTCCTGCAGCGAGAGCTCGCTCTTGCGCAGCTCCAGTTCCTGTTCGCGACGGCGCACCTCGGCCTCGAACTTCATCGCCTCGGTGCGCAGCTTCGCCTGTTCGTGGCTGTACTGCTGCGTCAGAACGGCGCTCTCGAGCTCGGCCAGTCGCGAGTCGCTCTCAGCCGGCTGGCGCGCCAGTTCCGCGCGCGCGTTCAGCAGCGCGTTCTTCGCCTCTTCCAGCTGCGTAGTCGTCTCGGCCATGTCCAGCTGCACCAGGAAGTCGCCTTCCTTGACCACGCTGCCCTCGGGTGCCAGCTGGACGACCTGCGAGGCGTTCCACGACCGCCCGATGCGCTTGCGCGACACGTTGCGGCTGCGCACGGCCTCGACCTGGCCCGTGGTCGCGATGTCCACGATGAATTCGCCGCGACGCGCCGTCGCCGTCGCCGCGGCCTCGCCCGTGCGGCGGGCGCCGCCCCAGACGGCGATCGCGATCACCGCTGCCGCAGCCAGCGCGACAACTACCCAGATGCGACGTCGCCCGAACCGGGTCATGGCTGCTCCTTGGCAAAATGACGGGCGTATCCCAGCGGTCGGGTGCCCGGCGGCGGCGCCTCGGCCCACAGCACGAGCTCCGTGCCGGCTTCGAGACCTTCCACAACGGCGACGTACAGGGCGTTGGCACTGCCCAGCCGGACCGGCCGCGACTGCGGCCACGATTCGGCGGGAAACACCACCGTGGCGCCGTCCTGCTCGGCAACTGCGCCGCGCGGCACCAGCACCGAGTCCTGCGTGGCCGCCAGCACCACCTCGACGACCGCCGTCATGCCCGGCCTGAGCCGCGGATCGGCTGGGGCAATGCGGCCGCGGGCCACGAAGGCGCGCGCGCGGCTCTCCTTCTCGACCTCGGTCGCCAGCACGGCGATGTCATCGATCTGCCCGGTGAACACGCTCTCGGGATACGCTTCGAGGCGCACGCTGATGGCCTGGCCCGTCAGGAAGGCGGGACGGTCGACCTCGTGGAGCGGGAACTCGACCTGCATCGAGTCGAGGTCGGGGATCTCGAAGAGCGGCTGCCAGGGCTGGATCACGTCGCCGACGCGCGGCTTGATGCCGCGCGCCTCGCCGTCCTCGCGCCCCCGGTAGACCACCATGCCCGCCAGGGGAGCGCGCAGCGACATCGAGGTGATGCGTCCTCGCAACGACGCCAATTCCGTGCGGGCCGCGCCCAGTTCGAGATCGGTCTTGGCCAGTTCAAGGCTGTCCAGCACGGCTTGGGCGGCGAGCTTGGCCGTCGCCTCGACCAGCGCGACTCCGGCCCGGTCGAGCGCGAGCTGCGCGTCCTGCTGGCGGTACTTCGCCTCGAACTTCAGTTTCTGGATCTGCAGTTCGGCCTGCTCGCGACTGAGTGTCGCCGTGCTGACGGCATTGGTGAGCGCCTGCAACCGCGAGCGCTGGTTGGCCACCACGCCCGTGCGCTGCATCTCGAGCGTGTCGATCTGGTCCCGCGTCTCAGCCAGCCGGCGTTCGACGGGACTGGCGTCCAGTCGCATCACCTCTTCGCCCTGCTTGACGATCTTTCCTTCGGGCACCATCGCCGCAATGACCAGGTCGCTGTTCCATTCCATCGGTGGTCGCACCATCTGCGAATGCACGGCCTGGATCTCGCCGCTCTCGACCGACACGAGAGGCAGGGCGCCGCTTGTTGCGCGCACGGTGGGCAGGCCTTCGGCGGGACGGCAGCCCTGCAAGACCGTCGGCAGCGCAAGAAACACGAGCCAGAGTAGGCGAAGACGCAAGTCAGGGGTCCCCCATGTGTCATCGCGGCATTGGATAGGGCGTGTGGGATCCGGAGCAGCCTAGCACAGGCCGGGCGGCCGGGCCAGTGCGTCAAACCCCGCCGCCCCGGTGAGTTCCCCGGGTCGCATCACGAAAGCCGCAGCACCAGCCAGCGGATGAGGAACGGGTCGCAGATACGGTACTCGGTGCCTTCCTTCACCACGAGCCCCTTCTCCACGAGCACGGACAGGGCCTTGGCGAGCGAGGGAAGCAGCGCGATGCCGGCTGCCGCCAGCAATGCTCCGGTCAGGTGCGATCGCCCGCCGAGGGCCGCCAATCCCGCGCAGGGCCTGCGACTGCTGCGCGCTGAGGTTCCGCAGGATCACCTCGTACTCCTGGGCGTGCATCGCGAAGACCATCTCCCACGCTGCCGGCAGGTCATGGTCGGTGACGGCCTGGCCGTCCGATGTCACCTGCCACAGCGCCGTACAGTATCGCTGCACATCGCCCGGGTTGTCGTGGCAGAGATCACAGATCGCGTCGAGGAGTTCCGGCGTCACTGTGCGCCCGCTCTCGGCGAACTTTGCGGCCAGGAAGTCACGGAACTCACCCCGGTCGATGGGCCCCACGTGCATGCGCATGGCCGCCTTGAAGAAAGGCGAGTCGTCGCGGGTGAAGATGTCCTCCATGCGATGACGCACACTGCCGCAGAACACGAACGCCGCCTCCGGCTGCCGCTGCACCAGGCCACGCAACTGCGCCAGCGCCGCCCCAGGATCGGGCAGCCCGAGCACATCCTGGAACTCGTCGATGACGACCACGGCCCGGGGCCAGGCCGCGATCAAGGCGAAGACGGCGTCGAGCGAGTCCGGATGATTGCCGCTGCCGGGCGCGAAACTGACGGTCGGCGCCCCGGACAGCGGGTCGACACCCAGTGTGGGGCGCAACTGCGCGAGCCCCTTAAGCAGCCGCAACAGCCCGGCCTGGCCCGACTGGCCCGCCTGACCTGATTGGGTGCGGACGACGGCCGCAGCCAGACGCTGGGTCACGTCGCCCAGGCTGCGGGCGGCCATCAGGTCGACATCCACCACGCGCGTCCCGGGGAGCGTGCGCGCTGCTTCGAAGACCAGCGAGGTTTTGCCCATGCGCCGCTCCCCGACCACATAGACGCGGCCGCTGCCGGCCATGTACTCGCGAAGCTGCGCCAGCTCGGGCCGGCGGCCGCAAAACTCGGGGCCGGCCACCCGCATACCCAACCTGAATGGGAGCATAGAGTTCGTCTCCTTGGGCTCTCCGGCGAAATCCTTTAGTTGTATACTATATGGTTTATAACTGTTTTGTCCATATCTGTCAAGATGCATCAAGAGGCGCCAAGACCGTCCGCGACCACCTGGCCGTCCCCTTAGGTTGACGCCCCCCCCAATTCCCCTATCCTTTGCACTGAATCTGACCATCAGTTTCCCGTACCGACAGGAGACGGCCCCATGGCCATCCAGGACCCCGAACTGCTGGCGCGCCTTCAGGAGATCGAGAACACCGAGTGGCGCGAGTCGCTGGACTATGTGCTGCGTGAGCAGGGCCCCGACCGGGTCCGCCAGCTGCTGAGGGTGCTGCAGACGCGCCCAGGAGCGCGGCGTGAGCATCCCGTACACGGCCAACACGCCGTACATCAACACCATCCCCACGGCGCAGCAGCCCCTCTACCCGGGCAATCGCGAGCTGGAGCGACGCATCAAGTCGATCATCCGCTGGAACGCGATGGCGATGGTGGTGCGCGCCAACCGCGAGCGGCCGGGCATCGGCGGGCACATCTCGACGTACGCCTCGGCGGCCACGCTGTGGGAAGTGGGCTTCAACCATTTCTGGCGCGCCCGCAACGACGAGTTCCTCGGCGACCAGGTCTTCTTCCAGGGCCACGCCTCGCCGGGCCTCTACGCGCGCGCCTTCCTGGAAGGCCGCCTCAGCGAGAAGGACCTGGCCAACTTCCGCCACGAACTGCATCCGGACGGCGGGCTCTCGAGCTACCCGCATCCGTTCCTGATGCCGGAGTTCTGGGAGTTCCCCACCGTCTCGATGGGCCTGACCGCGCTGTCGGCCATCTACCAGGCGCGCTTCAACCACTACCTGGTGGACCGCGGGCTGCGCGCGGCCAGCGGCCGCAAGGTGTGGGCGCTGCTGGGCGACGGTGAGATGGACGAGCCCGAGTCGCTGGGCGCCATCACGCTGGCGGCGCGCGAACAGCTGGGCAACCTCATCTTCGTCATCAACTGCAATCTGCAGCGGCTCGACGGCCCGGTGCGCGGCAACGGCAAGATCATGCAGGAGCTCGAAGCGGCGTTCCGCGGCGCGGGCTGGAACGTGATCAAGGTGATCTGGGGCGGCGACTGGGATCCGCTGCTCGAGGCCGACAAGAAGGGCCTGCTGCACCAGCGCATGGATGACATCCTCGACGGCGAGATGCAGCGCTACAACGTGTCGGAGGGCTCGGAGATCCGCGAGCACTTCTTCGGTCGCTATCCCGAGCTGCTGGACCTGGTGAGCGGCTACTCCGACGAGCAGATCCGCAAGCTGCGGCGCGGCGGCCACGACCCGGCGAAGGTGTACGCGGCCTACAAGTCGGCCGTCGACCACAAGAAGACGCCGACGGTGATCCTGGCGCAAACCATCAAGGGCTACGGGCTGGGCGAGGCCGGCGAGGGCAAGAACATCACGCACTCGCAGAAGAAGCTGAACGAGGACGAGCTGAAGGAATTCCGCACGCGGTTCAACATCCCGATCAACGACGAGGACATTTCCGAGGCGCCGTTCTACCGGCCCGCCGACGACAGCCCCGAGATGATCTACCTGCGCGAACGCCGCCAGGCCCTCGGCGGCTCGCTGCCGCGGCGCGTGAACAACTCGCAGCCGTTCGCCTGCCAGACCGAGGCGCTGTTCAGCGAGTACTTCGAGGGCTCGGGCGACCGCGAACTGGCCACGACCATGGCCTACGTGCACATGCTGGCGAAGATGCTGCGCGATCCCGAGTTCGGGAAGCTGATCGTGCCCATCGTGCCCGACGAAGCGCGCACCTTCGGTATGGAATCGCTGTTCCGGCAGGTGGGCATCTACTCGCACGCCGGCCAGCTGTACGAGCCGGTCGACAAGGGCAGCCTGCTGTTCTACAACGAGAAGAAGACGGGCGCGATCCTCGAGGAAGGCCTCAGCGAAGCGGGCTCGATGGCCAGCTTCACCGCCGCGGGCACGGCCTACGCCAACAACGGCGTCAGCACCATCCCGTTCTATACCTTCTACTCGATGTTCGGGTTCCAGCGCGTGGGCGACCTGATCTGGCAGGCCTGCGACAGCCGCGCGCGCGGCTTCCTGGTCGGCGCCACCGCCGGCCGCACCACGCTGGCGGGCGAGGGCCTGCAGCACCAGGACGGGCACAGCCACGTGCTGGCGCTGACCCCCGGGCCGGTCAAGGCCTACGACCCGGCCTTCGCCTACGAGCTGGCGGTGATCATCCACGACGGCATCACGCGGATGTTCTGCCACCAGGAGGACTGGATCTACTACCTGACGGTCACCAACGAGACCTACCGCATGCCGGCCATGCCGAAGCGGCCGGGCGTGCGCGAGGGTATCCTCAAGGGCATGTACCGCTACCGCATCTCGCCGCTGAAGGGCGACGCGCCGAAGGCGCACCTGCTCGGTTCGGGCGCCATCCTCAACGAGGCGCTGGCCGCGGCCGAAATGCTCGAGACGAAGTACGGCGTGGCGGCCGACGTGTGGAGCGTGACCTCGTACAAGGAGCTCTACCGCGACGCGATCGAGTGCGAGCGCTGGAACCTGCTCAATCCGAACCGCAAGGAGAAGCAGCCGTACCTGGCGCAGCTCCTGTCGAAGGAGCAGGGCGTGTTCGTGGCGGCCAGCGACTACATGAAGGTGCTGCCGGCCACGGTGGCCAAGTGGTTCCCCGGCCCGGTGCACATCCTGGGCACCGACGGTTTCGGCCGCAGCGACAGCCGCAAGGAGCTGCGCGACTTCTTCGAGGTCGACGCGCGCTACATCACGCTGGCGGCGCTGCACGAACTGGCCGGCAAGGGTGTCCTCAAGCCGTCGGACGTGACCGCGGCGATAAAGGACATGGGCATCGACCACGCGAAGAAGAACCCGCATACCGACTGACGAGTCGATTGACGGAACCCGCGGCGCCCCCGCGCCGGGAAGGATGAAGATGGCACAGGAGATCCGGGTCCCCGAAGTCTCGGACGGCGTCAAGCAGGGTACCGTGATCAGCCTGGCGGTGAAGCCGGGCGACCGCGTCACGGCCGACCAGACGCTGCTCGAGATGGAGACCGACAAGGCGGTCGTGGCGATCCCCGCGCCCGAGGCGGGCGTGATCACCGAGATCCTCGTGAGCGAGGGCTCGGTGGTGAAGATCGGCGACGTGATCATGAAGCTGGAGACGGGCGCGGCGACCGTGAAGCCGACGGCGCCCGCGGCGACGGCGCCCGCAGCCGCCCCCGCGGCAGCGCCGGCCGCTGCTCCGGCGGCCCCCGCAGCGCCCCGCCCGGCGGTGGCCGCGGCGCAGCCCCTGCCCCCGGCCGTCGAGGCCGCGAAGCCCGACCGCATGGCCGGCGTGCCGGTGGACCTGACCACGGTGCGCACGGGCGACGCCGTGGCCCCCGCGGCGCCCTCGGTCAGGCGCCTGGCGCGCGAACTGGGCGTGGACATCTACCAGGTGCAAGGCACCGGCCCGGCCGGCCGCATCAGCGAAGACGACGTGCGCACCTTCGTGCGCACCACCATGCAGCGCCTGACCGGCGGCGGCCGCGAGGCGGCGACCGGCGGCGAGTTCCCCGGCCTGCACGCGCAGCGCCCCCTGCCCGACTTCACCAAATGGGGCCCGGTGCACACCGAGCCGTTGTCCCGCGTGCGCGAGATCACGGCCGACGCCATGGGTTACGCGTGGTCGACCATCCCCATGGTCACGCAGTACGACCGCGCCGACATCACGCGGCTGGAGCAGTTCCGCAAGCGCTATAACGAGACCGCCCCGGCCGGCGGCAAGCTGACCATGACGGCGTTCCTGCTGAAGGTCTGCGCCGCGGCGCTGAGGGCGTTCCCGCGCTTCAACAGCAGCCTCGACCTGGCGCACAAGGAACTGGTGCTGAAGGACTACGTGCACGTCGGCGTGGCCGTCGACACCCCCAACGGGCTGCTGGTGCCGGTGATCCGCGATGCCGACCGCAAGGGCGTCGAGGCGCTGGCGCTGGAACTGAACGCCGCCGCGCAGCGCACGCGCGACCGCAAGATCTCGCCCGCCGAGATGGAAGGCGGCACGTTCACCATCTCGA
This genomic window from bacterium contains:
- a CDS encoding efflux RND transporter periplasmic adaptor subunit, yielding MTRFGRRRIWVVVALAAAAVIAIAVWGGARRTGEAAATATARRGEFIVDIATTGQVEAVRSRNVSRKRIGRSWNASQVVQLAPEGSVVKEGDFLVQLDMAETTTQLEEAKNALLNARAELARQPAESDSRLAELESAVLTQQYSHEQAKLRTEAMKFEAEVRRREQELELRKSELSLQEARDRLAAQHVIARAEHEKSEFSVRQAQLQVSQAEEALAAMTITAPEAGLVVYKTYRQGKVKVGDQVWPGMDLIELPDLAQMQVRTRVNEVDVRQVAVDQEVIIRVDALDGQEIPGKVSRIATLARTEGEAKVKVFDVDVLVTGSAEELRPGMTAQCRIIVSRLADVVSVPLEAVFEREGQSVVFVVPGSGKPVPVTVGARSDDFVEIVTGLTGGEAVALSDPEKPAPAAPREEAKP
- a CDS encoding efflux RND transporter periplasmic adaptor subunit, with the protein product MRLRLLWLVFLALPTVLQGCRPAEGLPTVRATSGALPLVSVESGEIQAVHSQMVRPPMEWNSDLVIAAMVPEGKIVKQGEEVMRLDASPVERRLAETRDQIDTLEMQRTGVVANQRSRLQALTNAVSTATLSREQAELQIQKLKFEAKYRQQDAQLALDRAGVALVEATAKLAAQAVLDSLELAKTDLELGAARTELASLRGRITSMSLRAPLAGMVVYRGREDGEARGIKPRVGDVIQPWQPLFEIPDLDSMQVEFPLHEVDRPAFLTGQAISVRLEAYPESVFTGQIDDIAVLATEVEKESRARAFVARGRIAPADPRLRPGMTAVVEVVLAATQDSVLVPRGAVAEQDGATVVFPAESWPQSRPVRLGSANALYVAVVEGLEAGTELVLWAEAPPPGTRPLGYARHFAKEQP
- a CDS encoding ATP-binding protein, with product MLPFRLGMRVAGPEFCGRRPELAQLREYMAGSGRVYVVGERRMGKTSLVFEAARTLPGTRVVDVDLMAARSLGDVTQRLAAAVVRTQSGQAGQSGQAGLLRLLKGLAQLRPTLGVDPLSGAPTVSFAPGSGNHPDSLDAVFALIAAWPRAVVVIDEFQDVLGLPDPGAALAQLRGLVQRQPEAAFVFCGSVRHRMEDIFTRDDSPFFKAAMRMHVGPIDRGEFRDFLAAKFAESGRTVTPELLDAICDLCHDNPGDVQRYCTALWQVTSDGQAVTDHDLPAAWEMVFAMHAQEYEVILRNLSAQQSQALRGIGGPRRAIAPDRSIAGGSRHRAASLARQGPVRARGEGARGEGRHRVPYLRPVPHPLAGAAAFVMRPGELTGAAGFDALARPPGLC
- a CDS encoding 2-oxo acid dehydrogenase subunit E2, which encodes MAQEIRVPEVSDGVKQGTVISLAVKPGDRVTADQTLLEMETDKAVVAIPAPEAGVITEILVSEGSVVKIGDVIMKLETGAATVKPTAPAATAPAAAPAAAPAAAPAAPAAPRPAVAAAQPLPPAVEAAKPDRMAGVPVDLTTVRTGDAVAPAAPSVRRLARELGVDIYQVQGTGPAGRISEDDVRTFVRTTMQRLTGGGREAATGGEFPGLHAQRPLPDFTKWGPVHTEPLSRVREITADAMGYAWSTIPMVTQYDRADITRLEQFRKRYNETAPAGGKLTMTAFLLKVCAAALRAFPRFNSSLDLAHKELVLKDYVHVGVAVDTPNGLLVPVIRDADRKGVEALALELNAAAQRTRDRKISPAEMEGGTFTISNLGGIGGTAFTPIVYAPQVAILGVSRSEMTPVWNGGQFTPKLLMPLSLTYDHRVIDGADGARFLRWICEAVEEPLNLVMKG